The Dermacentor silvarum isolate Dsil-2018 chromosome 3, BIME_Dsil_1.4, whole genome shotgun sequence region CAAGTGAGAAAAGCGCGCGGGCGGCTGAGCGCGGTGTGCTTCCGCAAGAGGCTTTTCCTGCCCACAGAGGGACTCGCGCTGCAGTCCAGAATTGGGGTGCCGTACTGTTTTAATGTAGAAGGTCCGGCATGCGTGTACGTATTCTAAAGAAGCCTGCGCGACGCTTGGTTGGTCTGCTGCGGCGCCCAGAATGTTGCCGCGcaggcgtttgcatgccgcaagCAGCGCTTTCAGGGCGCCTGGGGCTTTCCCGCAATTTCCATCCGAGCTGTGAAAGTGCCTGAACGCGGCCCTAGATGGTGGGCCGCCGTTGTGGACAGTCGATACGGCACAAGGCGTGAAATTAGGGTCCAAAGCAGCCCAGAACTGTGACCCGAGAAACACAAGACAGGTATCGCAGTACGGACGAGTTTGCGCTCTTACTCGGGCAATCTGAGGTCTAACGGCTTCTATTGAGGCCAGAATTTGCGAGTCGCCTGTTTGCCAACGACCTATTATGTCATCGTGTCACAATACATCGATTAGACACCGAAACCAATGTATCGATGAACAAACGTGAACACTGCAGCGACAGCGCTTTCTATGCTACGGTTGTAGTTTCGTGCGTACAAAATTGTAACGAGCCAAGTCACAGTGTTAATTTTTTGTTCTCCAGATAGCCAGGAGTTGGATAAATCAGACTATACTAAGCAGTTGGTGTTGTAAAGCTATATTGTGCGACATTTCTGATCTTGAAAGGTGAGCAGATTCGAAATTTCGACTTTTCCAGCATCGTAGGGACCCGCGGCGCGAGGCCGCCGATTGGCCGGTCGGCAGCGCGATTTGTGCCAATGAGCGGCGAGCGCGCTTTTTTCGCCGCTGCCGCCGGGAAGCCGTGCACCCGGCCGACCGTCGCTCACTTGGTCGGTTGCTCTCGTAGCGCTAACACCAGTTTTTCAGTCGTCGTCGGATTTGTTTGCCCGCCATGGCCGAAGAGACAGCAGCAGCGCCGGCCGCGTCGTCGGCAGCCCCGAGCCCCAAGAAGAAGGCGGTGCGCGCCAAGCCCACGGCCAGCCACCCCAAAGTGTCGGCCATGGTGAACGCGTCCATCGGCGAGCTCAAGGAGCGCGGAGGGTCGTCGCTGCAGGCCATCAAGAAGCACATGGCGGCCACCTACAAGGTGGACGTGGAGAAGCTGTCGCCGTTTATCCGCAAGTACCTCAAGTCGGCCGTCACCTCGGGCGCGCTGGTGCAGACCAAGGGCAAGGGCGCCAGCGGCTCGTTCAAGCTGGCTGCGGGCGCCGCCGCGGGCGAGAAGAAAAAGGCGGGAGGTGTCAAGAAGACCCCCAAGAAGGCCGCCAAGAAGCCCGCGAGCGCCAAGAAGACTCCCAAGAAGTCTCCCAAGAAAGTGGCGGCCAAGAAGGCCAAGCCAGCAAAGAAGCCCAAGGCCGAGAAGAAGGCGTCGCTGCCCAAGAAACCCAAGAAGCCAGCGGCCAAGAAGGCGGCCACCCCCAAGAAGGCAGCCAAGAAGTAAAacgtgcgcgcgcacacaacaCACAAACGGCCCTCGTCAGGGCCACCCCAAACGTCTGCCTCGGCGGAGCCGCGTTGATAGCGCGCGATGCTCCGACCTCCGTGACCCCTCTTCCGAGGCCATTTGCGGTCCAGCTGCCTCGGATCAGTCGATCTCAAATAACAACCAGCTCATGGATTTCCTGCCAGTGCGTTTTCCCCTGCTTTGCTGCATGGTTCAAGTATATAATTTCTGATTAACTGTATAATGTCTCAAGCTATTAGGAGAGTTAGTGGGTTCACATttctagaagaaaaaaagattttcTGTACCGTTGAAGTACATTATGGAGGTgtgaagaacaagttgagcaaCTTGGTATTCTAACTTCCTGAACATGCCATTAACAGGGTTCTTGAGGAGAGAATGAATACATATTCCAGAGGCAAAATGTGCTGAGGTATCTTTTAAAAAACCACTTTCTTCTGGTACAGGTTAGAAAGAAATGTCCATTATCTAAGTGTCACAAAAATGATGCTATTTGTTTCGTGGTGCTATCAGGCCCTGAGTATATTTTGTGTTGTGTTTGTGAGTGCTTCCGCATTGTCCCCTTCCTGTTGTGGCTTAGTGGTGACATCGAGGAAAATCCAGGCCCAGACACGCTCGACGAGATATTTTCAAACTTCGCAGCGCACTTTAGAAGAGGGATTGCATGGTGTTCAATCTAGATTGACAGAAATTGAAGTTACTCTTGCATCGCCTAAACAAGATCGTGAAAAACTGGAGCAGGTCACCGCAATGAGCAAAGATATTAAGAGCCTGAGCAAGAAAATAGACATGTAAGACAGAAGCCGTAGGAATAACATTATTATTTACGGGTTGGAAGAAAAAAGCGATGAAAGTAGTAAGGATCTAGACCAAGCGGTACTTAACGGTGTATTTAAGGACAAACTCTGTAGAATCGAGATTAGTCGAGCGTGTACAccgtattgaaaaaaaaaaaaacacacacaaggcCTGTAATAAGGTTTTACAACGAAAAAATGACCGTTCTTCGTAACTACAAGAAGCTTAAAAATAGCTCGATATCTATATGGGAAGACTTCTCGGCCTCGGTACGTGACATACGCAGGAAACTTTGGCACTCATCCAAAGCAGAATGTGATGCTGGTGATAGGGTAACACTTCTTTTTGATaagcttaaagggatacggacacgaaatctgaaaattgtacgaaaatgctgaaaatgaatcgtCCGTGTGGGATTataccgaaaagaagtagtcacagctcatttttgagccgatggctttatttttggcgttttgtGAGCACGCGCGTAGCCGCCCGACCCGCTGatcaggtattttggtgggctttctcgttaggtggtcgggcggacgatggtgcggcaggctaggaaggacaggggtgatggcGAGATGGTGCAGTGCAAGGAGTGCAAAGGTTGGTGTtttttggacgagacgcacttcgccagtttagcgcTGGGGAGGCTAGCTttgcgtgcaggtcgtgtgaaagATTTAAGGGGGCTGtacggcggatggaaggggaatgggcagccagtgtggaagagctcaaaggggagctgaaggtggagcgagactcggatcggcgagttgcttgacagggagggggccgaggcgatcctggtaaagcgaatagctggcgagctacaagaagaacaggaaaagcgggccgtgctggaagagcgggtggaggcgctcttggcacaggcggcgcgtaatcccgggtcagagctgcgtcaggcgggcggcggggacagcgcggagactcaggcagaggcatgctatgagaacagggagggacgcctaggggccgtagaacagcaggcgagagccggcggcaacacggcggttccacaactctacagcgagggaGTGCGGctggcttcgggtgggaagggacgaacggcagggagcacatcgtcacgtgtcagtggcgcacggcgggtggagaaccagctagcgctaactggaggacgacaattgcaggcgggaggcaaacctgtagagcgaagggtcctagtggtgggggactccaacgtagctagggttgaggagggcgtccttacaacagtgaaggcagacgggcgggtgagggtggaggcccagtcagggaagtgcatggttgacgcaatggcaaaagctcagaaggtggtatcggacaacctggagcatgaacatctggtcgttatccatgctggtctcaacgatgtgctgaaggaaaggagccagaacctaaacagacagttagaggttgggttgcgtaaactcagagaaacctctgcgaatgtgcatgtgaccatatgcacaatcccacaggtccggggccaggctagcgggatggaacggagtgtgattgaggctaaccgggtcattaggggtctgagccgaccacttgggtacggaataatggaggtaaaccgggaatgtacgagtctggctcccacccttttgcacaggatggtattcactacagtggtgcgtAGTGAACGATCTACTCTTATTTTCTTCTTCGCTACGACCGCGACAGTCGCGGGGGCGGAGTCGCCATAGCAGTACGGCAGGGCTTACCTTTTCGCAAAGAGCAAGGTATTCCGGATCATGAAagtgtgtggtgcactgtatatgtctgtcatgtacaaaagacttatgtgcgcgtgtctggtgcggcggacgatcagtgaccaaaaaagaaaaagaatggcgggattcggcgcgtgctcgcctgacgcggcacctcggccaacagcgaatcacgaagacacacgattGCTGGAAGAGGGAGAAGGAAGGCAGCGTTCGAGGCCGGTGAACGGAGgaggcaaggttgtcgggctccGGGTCCGAACCTCAAGAGCACCCGTCGGAGGCTGTCGGACTGTGAAAGACTTCAGGTtcgccgggcggagaagcgaagctgtcgggctgcgggcccgagttcagcgacgatccggcctctgttctacctccagcctttggtgtccgtGGGTCCTGCAATGACATTGAAGGCAAGCCCTTCCTACTTTCCTCCTGCgacttcttggccgagctgcggacgatcgtcaagacgcaagtagtgtcgtcttatactcacgcgaccgacgcactgcatctgactggccgtcgcaacgccgccccgtacagcgcTGCACCGACGTTACCGAataattgtgaccggtcacgaactttactGTTATATAATTCTTTATTGTGAGAGAACAGTTAAAAGTGCATGAACGTCTTAGTGCCTTGGTTAATTAGTTtgtgtgtgtgacagtttgtgttaattgtatgttcatgtcttgttaacaatcggcttcgttgttccTTTTTtcccactgcgaattagtctcagtggtggccacaataattcgaaccgtgcAAGTGCAAATACActcccgggtaaacaacccctcgttgACTTAGGAAGACCAAATCATCACAATGTCCATGAGTCACTCGTGCTGATTCGTGGTATTTATAGGAAACCAAACGTGTCTGACGACTACATAATGAAAATCCACGACTTCCTTTGTGGCAGGTTGAAAGATCGCACTAAGCTAATTCTTACTGGTGATTTTAACCTCGCGACTATTGATTGGAGCACGATGACAGCTGGTAGTAGAGATGTTAGTAGTTAGGAACTGCTTTTGAACATAGCGTTTAGTTTTGCGTTATCTCAGCTTGTCACAGAGCCAACGTGCATTCAAGGGCAAACATATTCAATACTAGACCTTGCATTTGTCTCTAATCATCTAACAGCCGACATCACACTCGAAGAGGGCATATCAGTTCATAAACTGCTGCTGCTAACAGTTACTATCGGCTCTAGCGGACCAATTCTTGAATAACGTGTAGCTGTTAAAAACTACAATGGAGCTGACGATGTCAGCATCATCAACTACCTTGAAGTAGCATTAGAAACCTTTTCCATTGAAAGTTATGGTACTGTGAATAATCTATGGCTTAAACTAAAAGACATAACATATTGTGAGGGAACGTTCCTTCCCACGCGACTGAAACGTACAAAATGCAGAAACCCCATGGATTACGCGTAGTCTGATCCACCTAAAAAGAAAACTACAAAGGATGCGGAAGAAAAAACGTAATCCTGAAGATATTCGCCGACTTTCTGGTGAGCTCAAAACTGCTTTAAGGAAGGCAAGAGAtgttttattttcaacgacactAATAAATTTTATGACGCAGTACCCACAAAAGTTTTGGCGCTACCTATCCAGGCCCGAGAACCACGTGACTCAGATCGACGTAAATGGTATTATAACTGGTGAAGCTCACACTGTCGCCAACACATTTAACAGATACTTTCAGTCCGTTCTTACACGTACCCCTGCGATTACAGAAAGTGAAACTGATCCCCCTTTACCAATATCTGAAGTAGTCGTAACTCAAGAAGGAATACCTAATTCCCACTTCTagacattggtctagaagccctcttcaagacgtcttgacaggataagcaagacgtcttgaaaaccattttaaacgtttacaagtcGTCTTGGAGACGTTTTGGCACAATATTAAGAACTTCTTGAAGAcgtcttaccaagattttgtcggacgtcgtaaaacgttttgtagccgtctctaagaccgtctaatgcaccgccaaatatgggatatcagacgtcttgcaagatatcttgggaatgttttgaaaacggctacaaaacgttctgctggaggttctgaggatgtcttgaaaacgtttttaaatgctttaaacatctactggccAACTAAGGCATCACCTTTTCTAGCCgttcgtatttagctaattaagccctaaatttTTTACACTATTtacttagtctaaagtgcagaggacgtgaaatctgaacacgacgtaggttatttaaacacagaatgtattccataaagttactaagtcttcccgttgtggaaaaaaagtgaagaaacaaataagcaataaacatggtgactgtgaatatatacatactatataaaGTACAACAGACTTGACCTCTCTACACTTTAGTTCAACACCCAATCTATTGTGAGCTAGGGGAAACACTAgcacattttaaatagtctctaaagctgaaattacgtcatattacaattcagatggtctgtctccttccgatgtcaactatccaacgaatgttgcttagcttcagtcatcttgctagaaacggcatacattgtccattatggtccgggaagacccaatatcattttacttaccttgtcaacactgatctagatttgcagatggaataatatcaaagactcctgcaacactattacatAAGTTTTCCTTTCATGGATGTTTGACATGCACAAGAActtagatacacaaaacacccttccattatagcattaattataaaggaatttagtgtctccctgttatctgctacatagagaaatcaatgaggatgttcgtattctttgcaatattgaaaaaaggttggctttaccaacagtactgtcggagctaacacgagaaagattcagccctgacagcgttgagttttcgaactgatattttttattctcgctctgcacctgccgcgcgttccaatgccaacttcgtcttccttgacgggcgccgcatgctgcggcgctacagggctccccccccgtagagcgtgagccataggagtcgcccagtgaacgtgcttggatgtggaagtccagacttgagatggaagctccgcggacgcgagagcggcaatgtatgcaggtttcagtcgatcggcagccacgacgtcttcacggccgttgatgtccagcgtgaacgttttaggtgtacgatggaggacgcgaaatgggccatcataggccggtgtgagtggtggccgtatttggtcacgccgaacgaaaacgtgactgcagtcatgcagatcctggctgacgaagacagattgggggtgtcggtcggcaggaattacaggagcaaggtcgtgaaacgtggtgcgcagctctcgaatgtacgtagcggcatcatgagtggaagggggcgacgacggctcaaagaattcacctggaagacgcagagacacgccatagactagttcagctgacgagcagccgagatccgtcttcaatgctgatcggatgcccagaagtacgaaggggaggtgatcaagccaacgttctcttggctggtgagcagtgagggcagctttcagttgtcgatgaagccgttcgaccatgccattggctgaaggatggtaggcagtcgtgtggatgtgtcgaatgcccaagaaattggcaagtgcggtgaaaagggccgattgaaattgacgacagcgatcagtggtgacgacagaagggcatccaaagcgtgatacccagccgtttgtgaaagccttggccactgtcggtgctgtaatgtcggaaacgggaaacgcttccggccatctggtgaagcgatccacacatgtcagtaggtaacaggccccttgtgatggtggaagagggccgacgatgtcgagatggacgtgggaaaaccttgcgtcgggaggccgaaagggggatggtgcagtgaccgtgtgacggtgaattttaacacgctggcactgaaggcaggttcgcgcccagcgtcggacgtcagcattgatacttggccaaaggaaacgagatgtgactagcttctgggtcgcacgaatacccggatggctcatgttgtgcaattgatcaaaaattgcacgacgaaacgctttaggcacgaagggccgaggaacaccagtagacgtttcgcacgttattaatgaggtagaaaatggaagtaggcactccgtgaaagatagagacgtggatgaagagcgaagactatgtagctcaggatcgttgctctgggcagctgctagctcttccatgtctagtggtggctgggtcgacaaggcatcgatgcgtgagagtgcatcagcggcggcattttccgacccgtgtacgtgtctgagatccacggtgaattcggagataaagcatagttgacggatctcccttgcagtgtaattgctgtgattgcgatggaaggcaaacgtcaggggcttgtggtctgtaacgacgtaaaagtcccggccctccagtaaatggcggaaatgcttgatggcgaggtatacagcaaggagttctcgggcaaatgtactgtattttacttccgttGGTTTGAGTTTGtgcgagaagaatccaaggggctgccaacctgatgcgtgctgctcgagaacagcgccaactgctacactcgatgcatcggtgatgagacgaattggggcatcaggaacgggatgtatgagcatggtggcgtctgccagagcctttttggcagtggcgaaagcagatgcggcgtcgtcggtccattccagtggcgcagccgggtctttttttatagctaataggtcggttaagggctttaggaaagtggcacacttaggaagaaagcggcgatggaagtttagtaggcccaggaattctcggagtcgtttcattgatgtcgggggtggaaagtcttggatagccttcactttgctggcgagcggttgtataccctgtggagtgacaaggtggcctaagaactcgattgtagcgacgccgaagacgcacttattgggatttatgacgaggccgtaatcatccagacggtgaaacagggtgcgcaggtggtattcatgctcagggcccgatgagcttgctaccaggaggtcatcaaggtaggcaaatacgaaatcgagacctcgcgtgacctcgttgatagtgcgctgaaaagtctgtgctgcgttgcgcagtccaaaaggcatccttacaaattcgaacaagccaaatggggtgatgatggccgtcttcggaatgtcagcgggttctacaggaatctgatggtaagccttcactaagtcaatcttagagaagatcgtgcacccagccaaattggatgtgaaatcctgtatgtgaggaagtgggtagcggtctggtaaggtgtgggcattgagagcgcggtaatccccacatggtctccagtcgccaggatctttcttcgggaccatgtggagtggcgatgcccagttgctggaggaaggccgcacaatgccaagttcaagcatgtgctcaaactcacggcgggcgatggtgaggcgttctccagaaagtcgacgaggccgtgtaaaaacgggaggtccagtggtcacaatgtggtgagtgacggaatgcttcaccggtgactctctggtgtgcggcttcgtgaggttggggaagtcagcgagaatttttgcatgcggcgaagcaggtgtgagagctcgaaggctcgttgacgaggaagtgcagggtataggcaccgggcggccgtcgtaaggcgccagcggcgcgccggcgatatgctagagtcactggaaaaattttagagtatcgcatttgttttccgcgcgccgcctcctgccgcggccaccggtgattggggcgctcgtgtcacgtgaccttttgccgccatatttcttccaagccctttcagttggcatGTCGAACCCGTAGCGcacgcaccgcgcacggagagcacttcgccgtttcgttcaacgcttgcgttgcgcttgcgaacacaggcgtcagaaataacccatcatcatgcctgcTTGCTGCGgcgccttcgggtgtagcaaccgaacggagtccgggaaggcatttttctctattccgtgctggaaggacgacggtgaacgacgttctgcgtggctccacagaattggccgcaaaaacttcgcgccctcgaagaacacccgcttgtgcgaggtaagtttgttaacccagagcgatgagcgtgaactggacaggtaaagtttagcggtcacacgcaagtacagtcacttgaaagcaataactgtccagcaaactagttattcaagaaacttacctcgcacaagcgggtgttcttcgagggcgcgaagtttttgcggccaattctgtggagccacgcagaacgtcgttcaccgtcgtccttccagcacggaatagagaaaaatgccttcccggactccgttcggttgctacacccgaaggcgcCGCAGCAAgcaggcatgatgatgggttatttctgacgcctgtgttcgcaagcgcaacgcaagcgttgaacgaaacggcgaagtgctctccgtgcgcggtgcgtgCGCTACGGGTTCGACatgccaactgaaagggcttggaagaaatatggcggcaaaaggtcacgtgacacgagcgccccaatcaccggtggccgcggcaggaggcggcgcgcggaaaacaaatgcgatactctaaaatttttccagtgactctacgatatgctggcgaacagcgccgcgaacggcagctgtcagagcactggcatgtgaagcagacgacgggatgacggcgctcggtgcttccagtgatttggcactccGGTTTTTaggggctgacgcaccggaaaacgcattttcgtgtgtctgcttttgagaaaggtagTCCCTTGTACGaagcagatcacattcgtggcatcaggtagtatataaagcagaaaacaagcgcaaattgcgatgcaaatgcaccatgcacgcgaacggagctcacagCGGCAAGCCATgccgtggaactccagcagttatattccagatgttattttgctgtgcgagTTAACATtgtcgcgtatttaatcatgtaaataggcgaagaacacaaaaattatggccccaaaaaaaaaaaggagacatacgtcttccttattctgtttcttgagctgcttcgccgatcgcacatgtgtcagtaagttctcGTTCGCTCTCCGTTGTAGTTCATCTTCGCAATGCTTCGCCATTCTTAATTAATCATAAACTAGTTCAATCTTCAGTACGGCcgattttatatagcttagcgcgacggcaGCCGTCGGGGGcagcgagtgtgaacacgcctcTGCGTTGGCGTTGGcagtcgatgcacagcacagtcatgtgccggacgcaaccagagttgggaattgctacgaaggaaaatgtacattaaaaggaagactgatacactgataagatggcaaaatgacgacaaatctgagtgttcgccttccgTTCCCacactccggagccgttacactgcggaggcgaagacatgcaagtgggacacgaagctcttgcgtatgaacggctcttttattaacgttagaacaactagactatagcaaatcagcgtcggaaatgtacagtgcccagcgattgaagcgctggcagcgcgcggatgccgccgttttttttttttttttttcgcgccatcaggtgcgcgccgtgggaccaaatgcagtcataatgcgttaggaaggttctcgctttcactctacaccaccaTGCATCAGTTTGGTGCTTTGCatcagtcagtgcaaaaagcgctggcgaccatgcgattcgagtatcgcgtttcaattgctgagcactgaacagTGCTGCCTatatacagaccgcacatatacagactttccgcctgaaaacgGAAGTCGCGATGagcaacgattgaattgaatggcctaaccaacttcagtcatgtttcagtaactgttggtgcacccaaaaacgcaagatgtttgatcagacttggtttcacggcagcgccagctgcgcgcggcccggccgcatatttagaatatgcagtaggtacaacgcgtggcaaccgcagagccacgctattggcttacacgcctgtgggacgctgtgatgtcactcctagcaacggcgccaagagactactctcgttctcagtgctttatcgcctggctcttcTTCGCCAGCGACACGGCTGTGCCAACGGCCGCTCGATCGAGGCCGTCCGTGGCTTGTGTTCGGACTGATCGGACGGTTTTTCTCCAAATGGTTTGTTTTTAACagctgtacgcacgtgttctgcggcaaatgccacgcctgacttttttttttcctccggctgtgcgcacgttggtcggactgttttttttttttttttcctcgctctctccaagtgttgtgtttaacggctgtacgcacgtgcTCTGCGACCAGTGGTAGGCctgacttttcttttttattttgcggctgtgcgcacgtgatatttggacagtttttttttttttaacgcctaTACGCCAGTGTTTTGCGGCTAGTGTTCCggctgactttcttttttctctctctctccggagtGTTTTGCACTACCGGCTGTGCCAACGCGGTTGTGCGGCTATGGCCGCTGCGGACAGTGATTGTCGGACGTCGACGCACTTCGCGATGGAATGCGTGAAGGACCACGTCAATTCATGCGCTGGTGTTGAAGTCCTTCGTTCCAACATCACGAATGACGATGACGCTTCTCGATGGATTATATTCTCCAAGATTTATCTCTAATTCATGCCCAATAATTCTGTGCTCCTAActccttgtgtgtatattgtGTAAAGCGAAAACTGTATAAATTGAAAGCTATGCCATGGTTGTGTCCTTATTGCGTCCTTCGTTCCAACATCACGAATGACAATGACGCTTCTCGATGGATTCTATTCTCCAAGATTTATCTCTAATTCATGCATAATAATTCGGTGCTCCTAActccttgtgtgtatattgtGTACAGCGAAAACTGTATAAATTGAAAACTGTATGCCATGGTTGTGTCCTTATTGCGGTGTGAATTGCACACAGTTTTTTAGATATGGTGATGTTTGTATAGTATGTATCGCAACAAATTAAATGTTTCCCTCTCCTGCTTGGTGTTGACGTGATCTAGTGGTCGCAGAAAACATTGTCTAATTGCAACAGTATATACCCTCTGAACAATCCGCAGGCCAGAAGCAAGCTATACATGGAACGTTATGAATAAGGATGGAGACCAAATCATTTAGAAGGGGTGCTTTATTGATCATGACACTTATTATCTACTAAAGTGTTCCGATAATGCAGTTTCAGCCAGTATATTGAAAAAAAGTGTCCCCAGTCAGTGTCCACTATTTCGAATTGCTGTGCTTTAGAAATTCACATAAAGCAGTGCTCTTAAATTACAGTTTTTAGCTTGTACCATTTCCAATGCTATTAATGGCAGTTCGCCTT contains the following coding sequences:
- the LOC119445372 gene encoding histone H1-III, giving the protein MAEETAAAPAASSAAPSPKKKAVRAKPTASHPKVSAMVNASIGELKERGGSSLQAIKKHMAATYKVDVEKLSPFIRKYLKSAVTSGALVQTKGKGASGSFKLAAGAAAGEKKKAGGVKKTPKKAAKKPASAKKTPKKSPKKVAAKKAKPAKKPKAEKKASLPKKPKKPAAKKAATPKKAAKK